The Pecten maximus chromosome 14, xPecMax1.1, whole genome shotgun sequence genome includes a region encoding these proteins:
- the LOC117342573 gene encoding uncharacterized protein LOC117342573 — MGQQLHSTAEGDPPKARQSPSVESSGLSVPKSYRDTGFMDYSPTNPTQENICWYRSFMETAGHWLILNRRDPNVVINTAIKINIAYQLVFALKAIHDKGILLNDNKFNNDLVDTSTHDFQISNSKLFKFYKTVQ; from the exons ACTACACAGTACAGCGGAAGGAGATCCTCCAAAGGCACGCCAATCTCCCTCTGTTGAATCCTCAGGACTTTCAGTTCCTAAATCTTATAGG GACACTGGATTTATGGATTACTCCCCGACCAATCCGACACAAGAAAACATATGCTGGTACAGGAGTTTTATGGAAACGGCAGGACACTGGTTGATTCTAAATAGAAGAGACCCAAATGTTGTTATTAACACTgcaatcaaaatcaatattgcCTACCAGTTGGTGTTTGCACTCAAG gCCATCCATGACAAAGGCATCCTGCTGAATGATAACAAATTTAACAATGACCTTGTTGACACCAGTACGCATGACTTCCAAATAAG TAACAGTAAACTGTTTAAATTCTACAAAACCGTacaatga